A window of the Chanodichthys erythropterus isolate Z2021 chromosome 21, ASM2448905v1, whole genome shotgun sequence genome harbors these coding sequences:
- the lurap1 gene encoding leucine rich adaptor protein 1, whose translation MEESNTCESVPDLKDLELKVGRKTPEGLLKWMREEHKMISHHQTDNNETEKKGLDEKIRKLKMEMAHLRAADVKILNQLLALHEGIEAVKWLLEERGALTSRCSSLTSSQYSLGEGPDTSWRGSWSSLQDPHDKLDNISIGSYLDTLADDLDEYCPSSGTDSILCAAPMGTDGSRGTGGGIGSSTGSGTRSPQVKSDAPKEEAQVWNKSSETARPYQPNKTNGILDKSLKQMVTTDSPRACLAEKLGKSLSPKVKPYKNGKVELESCKMNGKVQLEYDAHWRWVQSQDDVTFL comes from the exons ATGGAGGAGAGCAATACCTGTGAATCAGTCCCAGATTTAAAGGATCTGGAGTTAAAAGTGGGAAGAAAGACCCCAGAGGGGCTCCTGAAGTGGATGAGAGAGGAGCACAAAATGATCTCTCATCATCAGACAGACAATAATGAGACAGAGAAGAAAGGACTGGATGAGAAGATCCGAAAACTTAAAATGGAGATG GCTCATCTACGAGCAGCAGACGTCAAGATCTTGAACCAGTTGCTAGCACTGCATGAGGGCATTGAGGCAGTGAAATGGCTCCTGGAAGAGCGTGGCGCGCTCACCAGCCGCTGCAGCAGCCTGACCAGCAGTCAGTACAGCTTAGGGGAGGGTCCCGACACTTCCTGGAGGGGTAGCTGGAGCAGTTTGCAGGACCCCCATGACAAGCTGGACAACATTTCGATTGGCAGCTATCTGGACACATTAGCTGATGATCTGGATGAGTACTGCCCTTCCAGTGGGACTGATTCAATACTGTGTGCCGCCCCTATGGGGACAGATGGCTCCAGAGGTACTGGAGGAGGCATTGGCAGTTCCACTGGATCTGGAACCAGATCTCCACAAGTCAAATCCGATGCCCCTAAAGAAGAAGCTCAGGTTTGGAATAAATCCTCTGAGACAGCGAGACCATACCAGCCCAACAAGACCAATGGAATCCTGGACAAATCACTAAAGCAAATGGTCACCACAGATTCACCCAGGGCTTGTCTCGCTGAAAAGCTGGGGAAGAGTCTGAGCCCTAAAGTGAAACCTTACAAGAATGGCAAAGTTGAGCTGGAGAGCTGCAAAATGAATGGCAAGGTTCAACTGGAGTATGACGCACATTGGCGCTGGGTGCAGTCGCAGGATGATGTGACTTTTTTGTGA
- the ttc22 gene encoding tetratricopeptide repeat protein 22 encodes MEDSTEEDIESLIEGMAYIPGHFHLELNLNGEPKGPATLRHRDTQLKRESLRAELEAETGRLQYAVRNMLGLLAFHMDELEIAEEAFHSICQEDPENLNAWANLGYVYERLGRELEEGECMERVAALMEPEMGENQTDCRLRVARCLAEQAYAHPHDVELEMDEDLRERLTAALVLYNRALDYGEELIPIEEKQSWYFKMATIYIRLDGIVRDSKDIDLTRLTYFNKGLKLLAETLQSDNTHLKALAWCYVGLMLERTEEFSTVPMSVHDCGFSGSDPLTCYGSAIKLATDDAFILNRLAHVFLLSGKLEMAIGICNMALNVLPDAELNWQAYCTRAKLSVTTYAKDLEKAKCGQSGIPDRQILKEARADLERVLAVRPCLRTHLEMGQVYYYMGVDALQETLLVDEMAINQALVSLAKALQCPLGSTISKVQLLRGQCLLLKGEEQNAIDCFRKALELEPLTVQNTVVLRCMLQAILVSFNQYGKDTDHTITQLEECLKEAEKRYGINIVQTELKALCRAHTDEVTELSKDLIRKGKLEVVRKLLKSVKPQGKKFSMIRSISI; translated from the exons ATGGAGGACAGCACAGAAGAGGACATCGAGTCTTTGATTGAGGGAATGGCCTACATCCCTGGCCACTTTCATTTGGAGCTGAATCTGAATGGTGAACCTAAAGGACCAGCCACACTTCGGCACCGAGACACCCAGCTCAAGCGCGAGAGCCTCAGGGCTGAGCTCGAAGCTGAAACGGGTCGACTACAGTACGCTGTACGCAATATGCTGGGCCTGCTGGCCTTTCATATGGATGAACTGGAGATAGCAGAAGAGGCCTTTCACAGCATCTGCCAAGAGGATCCCGAAAACCTCAACGCCTGGGCCAACCTGGGTTACGTATACGAACGCCTGGGTCGCGAGCTGGAGGAGGGGGAGTGCATGGAGCGTGTGGCTGCCCTCATGGAGCCAGAGATGGGGGAGAACCAGACAGACTGCAGGCTCAGGGTGGCACGGTGCTTGGCTGAACAGGCGTATGCACATCCTCATGATGTGGAGCTGGAGATGGATGAAGATTTACGGGAGAGACTGACAGCTGCCCTTGTGTTGTACAACCGTGCTCTCGATTACGGAGAGGAACTG ATACCAATAGAGGAAAAACAAAGTTGGTATTTCAAAATGGCAACAATTTATATAAG gTTAGATGGAATTGTGAGGGATTCAAAAGACATTGACCTCACAAGACTGACTTATTTCAACAAGGGCCTCAAGCTTCTCGCAGAGACTCTACAATCTGACAACACACATCTCAAAG CCCTGGCCTGGTGTTATGTTGGTCTCATGCTGGAGCGGACGGAGGAGTTCTCCACTGTGCCAATGTCAGTCCATGACTGTGGTTTCTCTGGATCTGACCCTTTGACGTGTTACGGATCG GCCATTAAGCTCGCCACAGATGATGCATTCATACTCAACAGGCTAGCGCACGTGTTCTTGCTGTCAGGCAAACTGGAGATGGCCATAGGTATCTGTAACATGGCACTGAATGTCCTGCCTGATGCAGAACTCAACTGGCAGGCATACTGCACACGTGCCAAG CTTAGTGTCACCACTTATGCAAAGGATCTTGAAAAAGCAAAGTGTGGCCAAAGTGGGATCCCTGACCGTCAGATTCTAAAAGAGGCTCGTGCCGACCTGGAACGTGTTTTGGCTGTCCGACCCTGTTTGAGGACTCATTTGGAGATGGGTCAG GTTTACTACTACATGGGTGTGGACGCCCTACAGGAGACCCTGTTGGTTGATGAGATGGCGATAAACCAGGCCCTGGTTAGTCTGGCTAAAGCTCTACAGTGTCCTCTCGGCTCTACAATCTCTAAAGTACAGCTCCTGCGGGGTCAATGCCTGCTTCTGAAAGGAGAGGAGCAGAACGCGATCGACTGTTTTAGGAAAGCGCTTGAACTGGAACCTCTCACCGTCCAAAACACAGTGGTCCTGCGCTGCATGCTACAGGCTATTCTTGTGAGCTTCAACCAATACGGGAAGGACACAGATCACACTATAACCCAATTAGAAGAATGTTTAAAGGAGGCGGAAAAGCGATACGGAATAAACATTGTTCAGACGGAGTTGAAAGCATTATGCCGAGCACATACAGATGAGGTGACTGAGCTCTCAAAAGATCTGATCAGAAAGGGGAAGTTGGAAGTTGTTAGAAAGTTGCTGAAGAGCGTAAAGCCACAAGGGAAAAAGTTCTCAATGATCAGGTCCATTTCTATTTGA
- the ttc4 gene encoding tetratricopeptide repeat protein 4 encodes MAAPGQGEDSDDAMDEFMEKFKKEKYKNAFNESNWEEEFEKVPMFMKTAPESIDPEKHPDLACIQSIIHDDDRTPEEQARGFKDEGNEYFKEKNYKKAVVSYTEGLKKSCMDLELNAILYTNRAAAHFHLGNMRSALNDATAAKKIKPDHIKAIIRGAQCSMELRNYAGVLQWCDEGLKLLPTDKKLQELRATADKLKREADKDARKAKVKAKKEQNEKEALLAAIKERGIKLLKTKLSRHRGSDSEDDDGDGASRGLADLELDGIGPQEATGARVYMDEQGVLHWPVLFLYPEHSQTDFISAFCENSSLMDHLVVMFGEELPPWDTERKYQPQKLQLFFEDPEKGHLYQVDLEKSLLNVLQHQRCFVKAGSPSFIVLVSGSPFSKQFLSGKKVQRSK; translated from the exons ATGGCTGCACCAGGCCAAGGCGAAGACAGCGACGATGCCATGGATGAATTTATGGAGAAGTTTAAGAAAGAGAAATACAAAAATGCGTTTAATGAAAGCAACTGGGAGGAG GAGTTTGAGAAGGTGCCCATGTTCATGAAGACAGCCCCAGAAAGCATAGACCCCGAGAAACACCCTGATCTCGCCTGCATTCAGTCTATAATCCATGATGATGACAGAACACCTGAAG AGCAAGCCAGAGGTTTTAAGGATGAAGGGAATGAGTACTTTAAAGAGAAGAATTATAAGAAAGCTGTAGTGTCTTACACAGAAGGATTGAAAAAGAGCTGTATGGATCTTGAACTCAATGCAATTCTATACACCAACCGTGCAGCTGCACATTTCCATTTAG GAAATATGCGTTCAGCTTTGAATGATGCCACAGCTGCTAAGAAAATCAAGCCGGACCACATTAAAGCCATAATAAGAG GAGCACAGTGCTCAATGGAGCTGCGTAATTATGCTGGAGTATTGCAGTGGTGTGATGAAGGTCTCAAGCTGCTTCCCACTGACAAGAAACTACAGGAGCTGAGAGCCACAGCAGATAAACTGAAG AGAGAAGCTGACAAAGATGCCAGAAAGGCGAAGGTTAAAGCGAAAAAGGAGCAGAATGAGAAAGAAGCATTGTTAGCTGCCATTAAG GAGCGTGGCATTAAACTTCTGAAGACCAAGCTATCTCGACACAGGGGTTCGGACAGtgaggatgatgatggtgatggaGCATCTAGAGGTCTGGCTGATCTGGAGCTTGATGGAATAGGCCCGCAGGAGGCCACAGGAGCTCGTGTGTATATGGATGAGCAGGGAGTCCTCCACTGGCCAGTGCTGTTCCTCTACCCTGAGCACAGCCAAACAGACTTCATTTCTGCCTTCTGCGAGAACTCCAG CTTAATGGACCATTTGGTAGTTATGTTTGGTGAAGAGCTTCCTCCTTGGGATACAGAAAGAAAATATCAGCCACAAAAACTACAG CTTTTCTTTGAGGATCCTGAAAAAGGACATCTTTATCAAGTTGATCTTGAAAAGTCACTTCTTAATGTCCTTCAGCACCAAAG GTGCTTTGTGAAGGCAGGATCACCTAGTTTCATTGTGCTGGTATCAGGCTCTCCATTTTCTAAGCAGTTTTTATCAGGAAAAAAGGTCCAGAGATCGAAATAA
- the pars2 gene encoding probable proline--tRNA ligase, mitochondrial: MEVFMHHCHHKLPSLLSRTLFKSSKKSHINCTIHTSPSVSAVSKPVIPPPLVSRLFLPSNLREGQEGGDLTCRSQRLMLQTGLIHPSNPGCFYYLPVALRSMEKLIRLIDEEMWAIGGQKVDMPALCSAELWKKSGRWELMGKEMFRLLDRHNAEYCLGPTHEEAVTELFASQTTISYKKLPLLLYQVTRKFRDEQKPKFGLLRGREFYMKDMYSFDINEEAALHTYHSVCQAYGRIFDQLGLKWVKVQAATGNIGGTLSHEFQLPADIGEDQLLVCGNCGFSANVETVEPGQTECSLCQTGTLTESKGIEVGHTFYLGTKYSQVFKALFVNASNVPAVAEMGCFGLGVTRILAASIEVMSSEDAIHWPGLIAPYQVCVLPPKKGSKAQEVTSMADELAQSLGNSLPNLRGEVVLDDRIQMTIGKRLKDAKILGYPYVVVVGQKALEDLPIFEVICQQSGETMFLSKEGLVDLLSKVETI; encoded by the exons ATGGAGGTGTTCATGCATCACTGTCATCACAAGCTCCCAAGTCTTCTGTCCAGGACTCTCTTCAAATCATCAAAGAAAAGCCACATCAACTGTACCATCCACACTTCTCCCTCAGTCTCTGCCGTTTCCAAACCAGTCATTCCACCACCGCTTGTGTCTCGCCTCTTCCTGCCATCCAACCTCCGGGAAGGTCAGGAGGGCGGAGACTTGACGTGCCGTAGCCAGAGACTGATGCTGCAGACGGGACTTATCCATCCCTCCAACCCTGGCTGCTTCTATTACTTACCAGTCGCTCTGCGGTCCATGGAGAAGCTAATTCGTCTTATCGATGAGGAGATGTGGGCAATCGGTGGGCAGAAAGTTGACATGCCGGCACTGTGCAGTGCAGAACTTTGGAAGAAGAGTGGCCGCTGGGAGCTAATGGGGAAAGAGATGTTCAGGCTACTGGATCGGCACAATGCGGAATACTGCCTCGGACCGACTCATGAAGAAGCAGTCACAGAGCTTTTTGCTTCCCAGACCACAATATCCTACAAGAAGCTGCCACTTCTGCTATACCAG GTAACACGCAAATTCCGTGATGAACAGAAGCCGAAATTTGGGCTCCTACGTGGCCGGGAATTCTACATGAAGGACATGTATTCATTTGACATTAATGAAGAGGCGGCTCTTCATACGTACCACTCTGTGTGTCAAGCTTATGGACGGATATTTGACCAACTGGGCTTGAAGTGGGTGAAGGTACAGGCTGCCACCGGCAACATAGGAGGGACACTTTCCCATGAGTTTCAGCTGCCGGCAGATATCGGCGAAGACCAGTTACTTGTTTGTGGGAACTGTGGCTTCTCTGCCAACGTCGAAACCGTGGAACCAGGGCAGACTGAGTGTTCGCTGTGTCAAACGGGCACATTGACTGAATCCAAAGGCATCGAAGTGGGGCACACTTTTTACCTCGGCACAAAATATTCACAGGTGTTTAAGGCCCTGTTTGTTAATGCATCCAATGTGCCTGCAGTTGCAGAGATGGGCTGTTTTGGACTTGGCGTTACACGGATACTTGCCGCTTCTATAGAGGTGATGTCATCTGAGGATGCTATTCACTGGCCTGGGTTGATCGCTCCTTATCAAGTGTGTGTCCTGCCACCTAAAAAGGGCAGTAAAGCACAAGAAGTCACATCCATGGCTGATGAACTGGCTCAAAGCTTGGGAAACAGTCTGCCCAACTTGAGAGGAGAAGTGGTACTGGATGACAGGATTCAGATGACCATTGGTAAACGACTGAAGGATGCTAAAATTCTCGGGTATCCGTATGTGGTGGTGGTAGGGCAGAAAGCTCTAGAGGATCTGCCCATATTTGAGGTGATTTGTCAGCAGAGTGGAGAGACCATGTTCCTTAGTAAAGAAGGGCTAGTGGATCTTTTAAGTAAAGTTGAAACTATCTAa